A section of the Rhizomicrobium sp. genome encodes:
- a CDS encoding organic hydroperoxide resistance protein, with the protein MSQTSKVVYTAKVEISGGRDHGTARSSDGVLDVRFSTPGSARIGTNPEQLFAAGWSACFESAIALAAGKAKIALPAKTSIHAEVDLNLGIDGYFLGARLTVGLPGLERDAAKALVEEAHRICPYSKATRSNINVAIELV; encoded by the coding sequence GTGAGCCAGACTTCGAAGGTCGTGTACACGGCCAAGGTCGAAATCTCCGGCGGTCGCGACCATGGCACCGCGCGCAGCTCCGACGGCGTTCTGGACGTTCGGTTCTCAACCCCCGGTTCGGCGCGCATCGGGACCAACCCGGAGCAGTTGTTTGCGGCCGGCTGGTCGGCCTGTTTCGAAAGCGCGATCGCGCTTGCGGCCGGCAAAGCGAAGATCGCCTTGCCGGCGAAAACGAGCATCCATGCCGAAGTGGACCTGAACCTTGGGATCGACGGCTACTTTCTCGGCGCTCGGCTCACCGTCGGGCTGCCGGGTCTGGAGCGCGATGCCGCGAAAGCCCTGGTCGAAGAAGCGCATCGGATTTGTCCCTACTCCAAGGCGACACGAAGCAACATCAACGTGGCGATAGAGCTTGTCTGA
- a CDS encoding epoxide hydrolase: MTEKAEPAPISRRNGLQLGAASLVASLLPASALAATQTESHPQKEHAMTGNAAIRPFRVSFPETELTELRRRIAMTRWPDREQVADPSQGVRLATTQKLAKYWSTEYDWSKCEARLKALPHFITAIDGLDIHFIHVRSKHDNALPLIVTHGWPGSIIEQMKIIGPLTDPTAHGGSAADAFHIVIPSLPGYGFSGKPTAPGWNPVTIARAWATLMQRLGYAKYVAQGGDWGNAVSEVMALQQPPGLLGIHTNMAATVPADVSKALSAGGPPPAGLSPEEKHAWDQLDDFYRNGLGYANEMSLRPQTLYGIADSPVGLAAWILDHDIRSYEMIARVFDGKPEGLTRDDVLDNITLYWLTNTAISSARLYWDTTHNLPPGGFFDVRGVKLPVAVSAFPDEIYAAPKSWAEKAYVNLIHYNKLPKGGHFAAWEQPAEFTAELRDSFRSLRKSA, encoded by the coding sequence ATGACAGAGAAGGCAGAGCCCGCGCCGATCAGCCGGCGCAACGGCCTCCAGCTCGGCGCGGCAAGCCTCGTGGCATCGCTGCTGCCGGCTTCCGCCCTGGCCGCGACTCAGACCGAATCCCACCCGCAAAAGGAGCACGCCATGACCGGAAACGCCGCCATCCGTCCGTTTCGGGTGAGCTTCCCCGAAACCGAACTCACCGAGCTGCGCCGGCGCATCGCCATGACGCGGTGGCCGGACCGCGAACAGGTTGCGGATCCGTCGCAGGGCGTGCGGCTCGCGACCACCCAGAAGCTCGCGAAATACTGGTCGACCGAATATGACTGGAGCAAGTGTGAGGCGCGGCTGAAGGCCCTGCCGCATTTCATCACCGCGATCGACGGTCTCGACATCCATTTCATTCACGTCCGCTCGAAGCACGACAACGCACTGCCGCTCATCGTCACGCATGGCTGGCCCGGCTCGATCATCGAGCAGATGAAGATCATCGGTCCGCTGACCGATCCGACGGCGCATGGCGGAAGCGCGGCCGATGCCTTCCACATCGTGATCCCGTCGCTGCCCGGCTACGGCTTTTCCGGCAAACCGACGGCGCCCGGCTGGAACCCGGTGACCATCGCCCGTGCCTGGGCAACCCTCATGCAGCGTCTCGGCTACGCGAAATACGTCGCGCAGGGCGGCGACTGGGGCAACGCCGTTTCGGAGGTCATGGCCCTGCAGCAGCCGCCGGGATTGCTCGGCATTCACACGAACATGGCAGCCACGGTTCCGGCCGACGTCTCCAAGGCGCTATCCGCCGGCGGCCCGCCGCCGGCCGGCCTGTCGCCCGAGGAAAAGCACGCCTGGGACCAGCTCGACGACTTCTACAGGAACGGGCTGGGCTACGCGAACGAGATGTCGCTGCGCCCGCAGACGCTTTACGGAATCGCCGATTCGCCGGTCGGTCTCGCGGCCTGGATTCTCGATCACGACATCCGCAGCTACGAAATGATTGCGCGCGTCTTCGACGGCAAGCCGGAGGGCCTGACGCGGGACGATGTCCTCGACAACATCACGCTCTATTGGCTGACGAACACCGCGATTTCGTCGGCGCGGCTTTACTGGGACACCACGCACAATCTGCCGCCCGGCGGCTTCTTCGATGTTCGGGGCGTCAAGCTTCCGGTCGCCGTGAGCGCCTTCCCCGACGAGATCTACGCCGCGCCCAAGAGTTGGGCTGAGAAGGCCTATGTGAATCTCATCCACTACAACAAGCTTCCCAAGGGTGGACACTTCGCGGCCTGGGAACAACCGGCGGAATTCACCGCGGAGCTTCGCGACTCGTTCCGCTCCCTTCGCAAATCGGCCTGA
- a CDS encoding transglutaminase family protein — MEYAVRHRTTYRYLQSVSYSCHLAHLTPRETPTQRVAASELKISLAPARRYAVTDAFGNKTEWFAIDQAHTVLEVETQSRVGVGPVAVPAAEGSLPWEQVRASLGYTQDGAARDAIPFLFDSPLTAARDEIAVYAAQSFPRGRPILAGALDLMTRIHKDFQYDTTVTDASTPVDRAFQIRSGVCQDLAHVGIACLRSIGLAGRYVSGYLLTQPPPGQKRLLGADASHAWFSAWAPPFGWIDLDPTNDMRCGEGHVTLAWGRDYSDVAPLNGIVTGGGDHIVEVGVDVVPIGAAI, encoded by the coding sequence ATGGAATACGCGGTCCGCCATCGCACGACCTATCGCTATCTGCAGAGCGTGTCCTATTCCTGCCACCTGGCCCATCTGACGCCACGGGAGACGCCGACGCAGCGCGTCGCCGCGAGCGAATTGAAGATCTCCCTGGCGCCGGCCCGGCGCTATGCGGTGACCGACGCCTTCGGCAACAAGACCGAGTGGTTCGCAATCGATCAGGCGCACACCGTGCTGGAGGTCGAAACGCAAAGCCGGGTCGGCGTCGGCCCGGTGGCCGTGCCGGCGGCCGAGGGCAGCTTGCCCTGGGAACAGGTCCGGGCGAGCCTGGGATACACGCAGGACGGCGCGGCGCGCGACGCCATCCCGTTTCTCTTCGACTCGCCCTTGACGGCGGCGCGCGACGAGATCGCCGTCTATGCCGCCCAGAGCTTCCCGCGCGGCCGGCCGATCCTGGCCGGCGCCCTCGACCTGATGACCCGCATCCACAAGGACTTCCAGTACGACACCACCGTGACCGACGCGAGCACGCCGGTCGACCGCGCGTTCCAGATCCGCTCGGGGGTCTGCCAGGATCTGGCGCATGTCGGGATCGCCTGCCTGCGCTCCATCGGTCTCGCCGGCCGCTATGTCAGCGGCTATCTGCTGACGCAGCCGCCGCCGGGCCAGAAGCGCCTGCTCGGCGCCGATGCCAGTCACGCCTGGTTCTCGGCATGGGCGCCGCCCTTCGGCTGGATCGATCTGGATCCCACGAACGACATGCGCTGCGGCGAGGGCCATGTCACACTCGCCTGGGGACGCGACTACAGCGACGTCGCGCCGCTCAACGGCATCGTCACGGGCGGAGGCGATCACATCGTCGAAGTCGGCGTCGACGTCGTGCCGATCGGCGCGGCCATCTAG
- a CDS encoding winged helix-turn-helix domain-containing protein, which produces MGSRALDILIALISTPNAIVSKKDLMARVWPDVIVEEGSLRFHMAGLRKALGDGKDGARYITTLSGRGYCFVAPVWRPGLTGDDPPIIAAGFPHANLPNRLSRMLGRDEDILKLSAQLNASRFVTIIGAGGVGKTTVAVAVGHHLVEAFAGAVLFVDLGMLGDPRLVTTAVASMLGLPVQSDDATPNLIAYLRDRRLLLILDTCEHLVEAVAGLAQSIVDVAPQVHILATSREALRVESEHIYRLDALACPPDDPELTAAVLRTFPAAQLFVERAAASGARLDVGDAEALIIAGICRRLDGVALAIELAARRVESYGLKQTAALLDQRLTLLWLGSRTAPPRQKTLQATLDWSFGLLTELERVVLRRLAVFVGHFTLDAALEVVTSATLDRSTVFSAVDSLVAKSMVAARPVGAMMRYRLLDTTRAYVADIAVDDAEAADLAVRHAAYYRRWLEQTGVDWPSLASGEERIPHFAALNNVRVALEWCFSAQGNVGIGAGLAAAAAPVFLAMSLLPECHRWSERAIFALDAAARSGRSEMHLQAALGVSLMFMRGGHDAARVALERSFAIAEERGDALDQVRLLGPLNMFHLRMGNFATALQCARRCSTVAATVEDSVAVALAHSILGISLHLRGDLGAARAELEAALDRGPQRTTTIYLGFEGRILARAISARNLWLQGYPDQAIACARLAVEEAAAMDHSLTLAIALIWAITVLLWTGELQSAEAYIDRLMSRAESHSLAPYLLVARGFKSEIAIRRGKAADGVAGLQSSLQKLHAAPYELLTAELNLSLVGGLSAVGRGDEAISLIDEALAGAETSGGLLHSPELLRMKGTILAGQPAFNSDDAEACFSRALELSRRQGARAWELRTAIDAAKLMANRGDVDSARGLLRPVFDGFAEGLGTADMKAARSLLATLG; this is translated from the coding sequence ATGGGCTCGCGGGCACTCGATATCCTGATTGCTCTGATTTCCACGCCGAACGCGATCGTCAGCAAAAAAGACCTGATGGCGCGCGTTTGGCCCGACGTCATCGTCGAAGAGGGCAGCTTGCGGTTTCACATGGCCGGCCTGCGCAAGGCGCTCGGCGATGGAAAGGACGGGGCGCGCTACATCACGACGCTTTCCGGGCGGGGCTATTGCTTCGTCGCGCCGGTCTGGCGGCCGGGCCTTACCGGCGACGATCCGCCCATCATCGCCGCCGGCTTTCCGCATGCGAATCTGCCGAACCGCCTCAGCCGAATGCTCGGACGCGACGAAGATATCCTCAAGCTGTCGGCCCAGCTCAACGCGTCGCGCTTTGTCACGATCATAGGGGCCGGCGGCGTCGGCAAGACGACGGTCGCGGTCGCGGTGGGACACCACCTGGTCGAAGCCTTCGCGGGCGCCGTGCTGTTCGTCGATCTGGGAATGCTCGGCGATCCCCGCCTGGTGACGACGGCCGTGGCCTCCATGCTGGGCCTGCCAGTCCAGTCAGACGACGCGACGCCCAATCTGATCGCCTATCTGCGCGACAGGCGGCTCCTCCTGATCCTCGACACCTGCGAGCATCTCGTCGAAGCGGTGGCGGGTCTCGCGCAAAGCATCGTGGACGTGGCGCCACAGGTCCACATCCTGGCGACCAGCCGCGAAGCGCTTCGGGTCGAAAGCGAACATATCTACCGGCTGGATGCGCTGGCCTGTCCGCCCGACGACCCGGAGCTCACGGCCGCGGTCCTTCGAACCTTCCCGGCCGCGCAGCTCTTCGTGGAACGCGCGGCGGCGAGCGGCGCGCGATTGGATGTCGGCGACGCGGAAGCCCTGATCATTGCCGGCATCTGTCGCCGGCTCGATGGGGTGGCGCTGGCCATCGAACTGGCGGCGCGGCGCGTCGAATCCTATGGACTGAAACAAACCGCCGCGCTTCTCGACCAGCGCCTGACGCTGCTATGGCTGGGATCGCGAACCGCACCGCCGCGCCAAAAGACATTGCAGGCCACGCTGGACTGGAGCTTCGGGCTCCTTACGGAGCTGGAACGCGTGGTCCTTCGCAGGCTCGCCGTGTTCGTCGGCCATTTCACGCTCGATGCGGCCCTGGAAGTCGTTACCAGCGCGACGCTCGACAGATCGACGGTCTTCAGCGCCGTCGACAGCCTCGTCGCCAAGTCGATGGTGGCGGCGCGTCCCGTGGGCGCGATGATGCGCTACCGGCTGCTCGACACCACGCGCGCCTATGTCGCCGACATCGCGGTCGACGACGCCGAGGCGGCCGACCTGGCCGTGCGCCACGCAGCCTATTATCGCCGGTGGCTGGAGCAGACCGGAGTCGACTGGCCGAGCCTGGCGAGCGGCGAGGAGCGGATTCCGCACTTCGCCGCCCTCAACAATGTCCGCGTCGCGTTGGAATGGTGTTTTTCCGCGCAAGGAAACGTCGGTATCGGCGCGGGTCTCGCCGCGGCCGCCGCACCGGTCTTTCTCGCGATGTCGCTGCTGCCGGAATGCCATCGCTGGTCGGAGCGTGCGATCTTCGCGCTCGACGCCGCCGCGCGCAGCGGCCGCAGCGAGATGCATCTTCAGGCCGCCCTCGGCGTATCCCTGATGTTCATGCGGGGCGGGCACGATGCGGCGCGCGTGGCCCTGGAGAGAAGCTTCGCGATCGCGGAAGAGCGCGGCGATGCGCTCGACCAGGTGCGGCTGCTCGGTCCGCTCAACATGTTCCATCTGCGCATGGGCAATTTCGCGACCGCCCTGCAATGCGCGAGACGTTGTTCCACGGTGGCCGCGACCGTGGAGGATTCCGTCGCGGTTGCACTGGCACACTCCATTTTGGGAATCTCGCTCCATCTTCGCGGCGATCTTGGCGCCGCTCGCGCCGAACTCGAGGCTGCGCTGGATCGCGGACCGCAGCGCACCACGACGATCTATCTCGGCTTCGAAGGACGGATTCTGGCCAGAGCCATTTCGGCGCGGAATCTGTGGCTGCAGGGCTATCCGGACCAGGCCATCGCCTGTGCCCGGCTGGCCGTCGAGGAAGCGGCCGCCATGGATCATTCGCTGACCCTGGCCATCGCGCTGATCTGGGCCATAACGGTGCTTCTGTGGACCGGCGAATTGCAGAGCGCCGAAGCCTATATCGACAGGCTCATGTCGCGCGCCGAGTCCCATTCCCTGGCGCCCTATCTCTTGGTCGCCCGGGGGTTCAAAAGCGAAATCGCGATCCGTCGCGGCAAGGCCGCGGATGGAGTCGCAGGCCTGCAGAGTTCTCTCCAGAAGCTCCACGCCGCGCCTTACGAATTGCTCACGGCCGAGCTCAACCTCTCGCTCGTCGGCGGATTGTCCGCGGTGGGGCGCGGCGATGAAGCGATTTCGCTGATCGACGAGGCCCTCGCCGGGGCCGAAACGAGCGGCGGCCTTCTGCACAGTCCCGAACTGTTGCGGATGAAGGGCACCATCCTTGCCGGGCAGCCCGCATTCAATAGCGACGACGCCGAGGCCTGCTTTTCGCGGGCGCTGGAACTCAGCCGGCGCCAGGGCGCGCGGGCCTGGGAGCTGCGCACCGCGATCGACGCGGCAAAGCTGATGGCGAATCGCGGTGATGTCGACAGCGCGCGCGGACTTTTGCGGCCGGTGTTCGACGGTTTCGCGGAAGGCCTGGGCACCGCGGACATGAAAGCCGCCAGAAGCCTGCTTGCGACGCTGGGCTAG
- a CDS encoding alpha/beta hydrolase yields MEDIDKHRRRFFGAAAMTVAASQLGAIASASTRQPATREPAIKQGTGAPLGAVKQIDAGVLNVGYAEAGPQSGPSVLLLHGWPYDIHSFDEAAPLLAAAGYRVIIPYLRGYGTTRFLSGGTARNGQPSALAVDAVALLDSLRIDKAVLAGFDWGARTANIVAALWPERCRAMVSVSGYLIGNQEAGKAPLPPKAELEWWYQFYFATERGRLGYERYRREFSKLIWQLASPKWNFDDAVFDRSATAFDNPDHVAIVIHNYRWRLGLAEGEAKFDTLERQLAGSPAIAVPTITLEGDANGAPHPDPKLYAAKFASRYEHRLVTGGIGHNLPKEAPKAFAKAVIDVARA; encoded by the coding sequence ATGGAGGATATCGACAAGCATCGCCGCCGTTTCTTCGGTGCCGCCGCCATGACCGTTGCCGCCAGCCAGTTAGGTGCGATCGCCTCCGCATCGACACGCCAGCCGGCGACACGGGAGCCCGCCATCAAGCAGGGAACAGGCGCACCCCTGGGAGCGGTGAAGCAGATCGACGCCGGCGTCCTGAATGTCGGATACGCCGAAGCGGGCCCCCAAAGCGGTCCTTCCGTCCTTCTACTGCATGGCTGGCCCTACGACATTCACAGCTTCGACGAGGCCGCGCCTTTGCTGGCCGCGGCGGGCTATCGGGTGATCATTCCCTATCTGCGCGGCTACGGCACGACGCGGTTTCTTTCGGGCGGAACGGCGCGCAACGGCCAGCCTTCAGCGCTCGCCGTCGACGCCGTCGCGCTGCTCGACAGCCTCAGGATCGACAAGGCGGTCCTCGCCGGCTTCGATTGGGGCGCCCGCACGGCGAACATCGTCGCCGCGCTCTGGCCGGAGCGGTGCAGGGCGATGGTCTCCGTCAGCGGCTATCTGATCGGCAACCAGGAGGCCGGCAAGGCGCCATTGCCACCGAAGGCCGAGCTCGAATGGTGGTATCAGTTCTATTTCGCGACCGAGCGCGGACGTCTCGGCTATGAAAGATACCGGCGCGAATTTTCGAAACTGATCTGGCAGCTGGCCTCGCCGAAGTGGAACTTCGACGACGCCGTCTTCGATCGCAGCGCCACGGCGTTCGACAATCCGGATCACGTCGCCATCGTGATCCACAATTACCGCTGGCGCCTCGGCCTCGCCGAGGGCGAGGCGAAATTCGATACCCTGGAGCGGCAACTTGCCGGGAGTCCGGCGATCGCAGTGCCCACCATCACCTTGGAAGGCGATGCCAACGGCGCGCCGCACCCAGATCCGAAGCTGTATGCCGCGAAATTCGCCAGCCGCTACGAGCACCGGCTCGTCACGGGCGGGATCGGGCACAATCTTCCCAAGGAAGCTCCAAAGGCCTTCGCCAAGGCCGTCATCGACGTCGCCCGAGCCTGA
- the nagE gene encoding N-acetylglucosamine-specific PTS transporter subunit IIBC has protein sequence MNIAERLQPLGRALMLPIAVLPAAGLLLRLGQPDLLNIAFIASAGDAIFSNLGLLFAIGIAVGLARENHGAAGLAGAVGFLVATKGAQVLIAVPPTALAEVPAAAQALAADAFKVAAIAKLSVPAGIASGLIAGWLYNKYRDIKLPEFLAFFGGRRFIPIASGAAGVVLAALIGFGYATINSGMDGLSHAILGAGDIGLFAYGVLNRLLIVTGLHHILNNLAWFIIGDYHGTTGDLKRFFAGDPDAGKFMSGFFPVMMFGLPAACLAMYRAALPSRRPEIGGMLLSMALTAFLTGVTEPIEFTFMFLAPMLYAIHAVLTGAAMVIMNLLGVRLGFGFSAGLFDYLINFGKATRPLWLLPVGAVYFALYYGLFSLSIRAFNLKTPGREEETEAPAAAPAATSRGEAYVIALGGADNLVSVDACTTRLRLVLADGRAADEKALKALGARGIVRPSANALQVVLGPVADQVAGEIRAAVPTAPRTAPASVVAAAPPQTAAPQIGDTQALLRALGGPANVLKVETCSSRLRVTVASGEDIDEATLRALGVRGVVSPKAGSIHLVIGPGADAVAAKLRSELSV, from the coding sequence ATGAACATCGCCGAACGACTCCAGCCGCTGGGCCGCGCGCTGATGCTGCCGATCGCGGTGCTTCCCGCCGCCGGCCTGCTCCTGCGCCTCGGCCAACCCGACCTGCTGAACATCGCCTTTATCGCTTCGGCCGGCGATGCCATCTTCTCCAACCTGGGGCTCCTCTTCGCCATCGGCATCGCCGTTGGGCTGGCGCGCGAGAACCACGGCGCCGCCGGCCTCGCCGGCGCGGTCGGCTTCCTCGTCGCGACCAAGGGCGCGCAGGTCCTGATCGCCGTACCGCCAACGGCGCTCGCCGAGGTCCCCGCCGCCGCACAGGCGCTCGCTGCCGACGCGTTCAAGGTCGCGGCCATCGCCAAGCTCAGCGTGCCCGCCGGCATCGCCTCGGGCCTGATCGCGGGCTGGCTCTATAACAAGTATCGCGACATCAAGCTTCCCGAATTCCTCGCCTTCTTCGGCGGCCGCCGCTTCATCCCCATCGCCTCGGGCGCGGCGGGCGTCGTGCTCGCGGCGCTGATCGGCTTCGGCTATGCGACCATCAACAGCGGGATGGACGGCCTCAGCCATGCCATCCTCGGCGCCGGCGACATCGGCCTTTTCGCCTATGGCGTGCTCAACCGTCTGCTTATCGTCACGGGCCTGCACCACATCCTCAACAATCTCGCCTGGTTCATCATCGGCGACTATCACGGCACCACAGGCGACCTGAAGCGCTTCTTCGCGGGCGATCCCGACGCCGGCAAGTTCATGAGCGGGTTCTTCCCCGTGATGATGTTCGGCCTGCCGGCCGCGTGCCTCGCCATGTACCGCGCCGCGCTGCCGTCGCGCCGCCCGGAGATCGGCGGCATGCTGCTGTCGATGGCGCTGACCGCTTTCCTCACTGGTGTCACAGAGCCCATCGAGTTCACTTTCATGTTCCTGGCGCCGATGCTCTACGCGATCCATGCCGTGTTGACCGGCGCCGCGATGGTGATCATGAATCTTCTCGGCGTTCGCCTCGGCTTCGGCTTCTCCGCCGGCCTGTTCGACTATCTCATCAATTTCGGCAAGGCGACCCGGCCGTTGTGGTTGCTTCCGGTCGGCGCGGTCTATTTCGCGCTCTACTATGGGCTGTTCAGCCTCTCGATCCGCGCCTTCAACCTGAAGACGCCGGGCCGCGAGGAGGAAACCGAGGCGCCGGCCGCAGCGCCGGCCGCGACTTCGCGCGGCGAGGCCTATGTCATCGCCCTCGGCGGCGCGGACAACCTCGTCAGCGTCGATGCCTGCACCACGCGCCTGCGCCTCGTGCTCGCCGACGGCCGGGCTGCCGACGAGAAGGCGCTGAAAGCGCTGGGCGCCCGCGGCATCGTGCGTCCGTCCGCCAATGCGCTGCAGGTGGTGCTAGGTCCGGTCGCAGATCAGGTCGCCGGAGAAATCCGCGCCGCAGTGCCGACCGCGCCGCGCACCGCTCCGGCTTCCGTCGTCGCGGCCGCGCCGCCACAGACAGCGGCACCGCAAATCGGCGACACGCAGGCCTTGCTGCGCGCGCTCGGCGGCCCCGCCAATGTGCTCAAGGTCGAGACCTGCTCCAGCCGCCTGCGCGTGACCGTCGCCAGCGGCGAGGACATCGACGAAGCGACCCTCCGCGCTCTGGGTGTGCGCGGCGTCGTGAGCCCCAAGGCCGGCAGCATCCATCTCGTCATCGGCCCCGGTGCCGATGCCGTCGCGGCGAAATTGCGCAGCGAACTTTCCGTCTAG
- a CDS encoding sulfotransferase: MAATKTETERLAAARKNYEAAVAFHRAGALAEAERHYQAVRRLFPGHPGALHGLGLICLRTDRPEEAAAMLSGAAAAAPQNGAIRRDLGSAYLALGRYGEAARSFEAAIKTRPDDAQALLGLGDALSVLGQVDAARSAFQKVLAADSRNGAAHFGLGGIAAQTGRMAEARSAFERAIACAPKHAAYHRALAETARFVAGDTRLDALETLAREARNLGDAQKVELHFALAKAYDDLARYDDAFTQLQSGNTLKRTLVSYDEAAVADFFREIAQAFSSSLMPERVDAGDPSDTPVFVVGMPRSGSTMVEQILASHPDVHGAGELLVMNDLVADLPNYPAGIASMSDAAFGRFGQRYVAQVRALAPGAKRIVDKLPANFRHLGMIRLVLPNAKIVHVRRDPMDTCLSCYSKLFLGGLNFAYDLGELGRYHKMVEALMAHWRAVLPKHALLDVEYETLVGDFEAQARRIVAFCGLEWDARCLDFSRTERPVRTLSQAQVRQPLFASSIGRWRHYEKHLGPLIAALR; the protein is encoded by the coding sequence GTGGCGGCAACAAAGACGGAAACCGAGCGGCTCGCAGCCGCGCGGAAAAACTACGAGGCGGCGGTCGCCTTTCACCGGGCGGGCGCGCTTGCCGAGGCCGAACGGCACTATCAGGCGGTGCGCCGACTGTTTCCGGGTCACCCCGGAGCTCTGCACGGTCTTGGCTTGATCTGTCTGCGGACCGACAGGCCCGAAGAGGCTGCGGCGATGCTGTCGGGCGCCGCCGCCGCGGCGCCGCAGAACGGCGCGATCCGACGGGATCTCGGCAGCGCCTATCTCGCCCTGGGCCGCTATGGAGAGGCGGCACGCAGCTTCGAGGCGGCGATCAAAACCCGGCCGGACGACGCGCAGGCCCTGCTGGGACTCGGTGACGCGCTCAGTGTGCTCGGCCAGGTCGACGCGGCGCGCTCCGCGTTCCAAAAGGTCTTGGCCGCCGATTCCAGGAACGGCGCCGCACATTTCGGCCTGGGCGGCATCGCGGCGCAGACGGGCCGGATGGCGGAGGCTCGGTCGGCTTTCGAGCGTGCCATCGCCTGCGCACCGAAGCACGCCGCCTACCATCGCGCCCTGGCCGAGACGGCGCGTTTCGTGGCGGGCGACACAAGGCTGGATGCGCTGGAAACCCTCGCGCGCGAGGCGCGGAATCTGGGCGACGCCCAGAAGGTCGAACTGCACTTCGCGCTGGCCAAGGCCTATGACGATCTAGCGCGCTACGACGACGCGTTCACGCAATTGCAATCCGGCAATACGCTCAAGCGGACGCTGGTTTCCTACGACGAGGCGGCTGTTGCGGATTTCTTCCGGGAGATTGCGCAGGCCTTCTCCTCTAGCCTGATGCCTGAAAGAGTTGACGCCGGCGATCCCTCGGATACGCCGGTGTTCGTGGTCGGGATGCCGCGCTCCGGCTCGACGATGGTCGAACAGATCCTCGCCAGCCACCCGGATGTGCACGGCGCCGGCGAATTGCTGGTCATGAACGACCTGGTTGCCGACCTGCCGAATTATCCTGCCGGGATCGCTTCGATGTCAGATGCTGCATTCGGCAGGTTCGGCCAGCGATATGTCGCGCAGGTGCGGGCGCTGGCGCCCGGCGCGAAGCGCATCGTCGACAAGCTGCCAGCGAATTTCCGCCATCTGGGGATGATCCGTCTCGTGCTGCCGAATGCGAAAATCGTACATGTGCGGCGCGATCCGATGGACACCTGCCTCTCGTGCTACTCCAAGCTGTTCTTGGGCGGATTGAACTTCGCCTACGACCTCGGCGAGCTGGGCCGCTATCACAAGATGGTCGAGGCGCTGATGGCGCATTGGCGCGCAGTGTTGCCGAAGCATGCGTTGCTCGACGTGGAATATGAGACGCTGGTCGGCGATTTCGAGGCGCAGGCGCGCCGGATCGTTGCCTTCTGCGGTCTGGAATGGGATGCGCGCTGCCTGGATTTCTCCCGGACCGAGCGGCCGGTGCGGACGCTCAGCCAGGCGCAGGTGCGCCAGCCGCTGTTCGCCAGCTCCATCGGGCGGTGGCGGCACTATGAGAAGCACCTGGGGCCGCTGATCGCGGCGCTCCGCTAG